Proteins encoded in a region of the Agromyces protaetiae genome:
- a CDS encoding PadR family transcriptional regulator, which produces MAVRDALLSILLVGPAYGFQLHGELAARTGGRRAINVGQTYGTLDRLAERGLIEPAGETDDGLPLHRLTEAGRVAALAWLHGTDASVSDPWDETVERVLIASSLPGVSLTSILGTERERWAARRHAAQATAEASARLEPAAPPAASVLTRHAGAIDAARAAALIDWLDEIAAARPAPFGFSPERPRRGRRPAAQPATQPASA; this is translated from the coding sequence ATGGCCGTCCGCGACGCACTGCTCAGCATCCTGCTGGTCGGCCCCGCCTACGGTTTCCAGCTCCACGGCGAGCTCGCGGCGCGTACCGGCGGCCGCCGGGCGATCAACGTGGGCCAGACGTACGGCACGCTCGACCGGCTCGCCGAGCGCGGCCTCATCGAACCGGCCGGCGAGACCGACGACGGGCTGCCACTGCACCGGCTCACCGAAGCCGGCCGCGTCGCGGCGCTCGCCTGGCTGCACGGCACGGATGCCTCGGTCAGCGACCCGTGGGACGAGACCGTCGAACGCGTGCTGATCGCGAGCTCCCTCCCGGGCGTCTCGCTCACGTCCATCCTCGGAACAGAGCGTGAGCGCTGGGCCGCACGGCGGCACGCCGCGCAGGCCACCGCCGAGGCATCCGCCCGTCTGGAACCCGCCGCGCCCCCCGCAGCCTCGGTCCTGACTCGGCACGCCGGCGCGATCGATGCCGCTCGCGCGGCCGCGCTCATCGACTGGCTCGACGAGATCGCGGCGGCGCGACCCGCACCGTTCGGGTTCTCACCGGAGCGGCCCAGACGCGGGCGACGGCCGGCGGCTCAGCCAGCCACTCAACCGGCCTCGGCGTAA
- a CDS encoding zinc-dependent alcohol dehydrogenase, which yields MTTPHADHPGSAVPTHLTAAVMTEPGVVEMREVALPDLGPQQVLVALEKCGLCTMERRLFRGERKIYPVAAGHEAAGIVVAHGAKVADLPGVPPIGARVAIDMLSRNRASRTSRRNRTALDLAPQEAALTDGTIAMGGGLATHLVADAASVWPTGDAPAQIAAMTEPLACVANSVRLSGLQPGDRVAITGAGFMGRLHLALAKLAGASSIGVIDVDRERLQEALEAGADWVATPDELAAREHDQDIVFVTAGVPGALEQAVRLAAIAGSVVLFGAFPKDLRSEVSPDEIHHHGLSIIGVYSQEPEDWKRASSLIGAGVVTEQLQALITADYPLEQAAEALDFAAHNPVMRVLVGS from the coding sequence ATGACCACTCCTCACGCCGATCACCCAGGCTCAGCCGTTCCCACCCACCTCACCGCCGCGGTGATGACCGAGCCCGGCGTCGTCGAGATGCGCGAGGTCGCACTGCCCGACCTCGGACCCCAGCAGGTGCTCGTCGCCCTCGAGAAGTGCGGCCTCTGCACCATGGAACGCCGGCTCTTCCGCGGCGAGCGCAAGATCTACCCGGTCGCGGCCGGTCACGAGGCGGCCGGGATCGTCGTGGCGCACGGCGCCAAGGTCGCCGATCTGCCGGGTGTGCCGCCGATCGGTGCGCGCGTCGCGATCGACATGCTGTCCCGCAACCGGGCGTCGCGCACGTCGCGCCGCAACCGGACGGCGCTCGACCTCGCGCCCCAGGAGGCGGCCCTCACCGACGGCACCATCGCGATGGGCGGCGGGCTCGCGACGCACCTCGTGGCCGATGCGGCCAGCGTGTGGCCGACGGGCGACGCACCGGCGCAGATCGCCGCGATGACCGAGCCGCTGGCCTGTGTCGCCAACTCGGTGCGGTTGTCGGGTCTGCAGCCCGGCGACCGGGTCGCGATCACCGGCGCGGGCTTCATGGGCCGACTGCACCTGGCGCTCGCCAAGCTCGCGGGCGCCTCGAGCATCGGCGTGATCGACGTCGACCGTGAGCGCCTCCAGGAGGCGCTCGAGGCGGGCGCCGACTGGGTGGCGACCCCTGACGAGCTCGCGGCGCGAGAGCACGACCAGGACATCGTGTTCGTCACGGCCGGTGTGCCCGGCGCGCTCGAGCAGGCGGTGCGGCTGGCCGCGATCGCGGGGTCGGTCGTGCTCTTCGGCGCCTTCCCGAAGGACTTGCGCTCCGAGGTCTCGCCCGACGAGATCCATCACCACGGTCTCTCCATCATCGGTGTCTACAGCCAGGAGCCCGAGGACTGGAAGCGTGCGAGCTCGCTCATCGGCGCCGGCGTCGTGACCGAGCAGCTGCAGGCGCTGATCACCGCCGACTATCCGCTCGAGCAGGCCGCCGAGGCGCTCGACTTCGCCGCGCACAATCCGGTGATGCGCGTGCTCGTCGGGAGCTGA
- a CDS encoding bifunctional 3'-5' exonuclease/DNA polymerase has protein sequence MRIVIAGEGRGPVTLVDPDADAHLATTDRAGLPDVVRRYEAQRPRWIWHDTRDWAPGLLAAGVRVERCHDLRLSAAILEHSTLTERARADAPPRPAWLRRGPAEAPDGASPAAASPGPGVAAAAGAATLFDEGWGEASDDRIPPVGAPSDGAPHDHDRATDHGARLDEARDDRTPGETPDALIAEYRRQLALVEASDGAGRLRLLVAAESAGALIACELAAAGVPWRADEHDRVLVELLGPRPYGTGKPVRMLELAAEVRDALDAPRLNPDSHTDLLRALRAAGLAVDSTSRWELRELEHPAIEPLISYKKLARVLSANGWGWLEEWVVDGRFRPEYVPGGAASGRWATAGGGALQLPKQIRRALVADPGWCLVVADAAQLEPRVLAGMSHDLALAEAGRGRDLYAGLVGAGVVATRTEAKYAVLGAIYGATSGDSGRLVPRLARAYPRAMALVDRAAADGERGLRVTTLLGRSSPLPGPDWRAVQSRASQPDASPSDERRARTVARDWGRFTRNFVVQGTAAEWAVIWMAGLRRRLATIGADRPAAAPADASGPVFARVPHLVYFLHDEVIVHAPAEHADEVARAVHETAAEAGRLLFGDFPVDFPLELRAVGSYAEAG, from the coding sequence GTGCGCATTGTGATCGCCGGCGAGGGGCGGGGCCCGGTGACGCTCGTCGACCCCGACGCCGACGCACACCTCGCGACGACCGACCGTGCCGGTCTTCCGGATGTCGTACGCCGGTACGAGGCGCAGCGACCCAGATGGATCTGGCACGACACCCGCGACTGGGCCCCGGGGTTGCTCGCCGCCGGCGTCCGCGTCGAGCGCTGCCACGACCTCCGGCTGAGCGCGGCGATCCTCGAGCACAGCACGCTGACCGAGCGGGCGCGCGCCGACGCGCCGCCGCGGCCGGCGTGGCTTCGCCGCGGGCCCGCGGAAGCGCCCGACGGGGCCTCGCCCGCGGCGGCCTCGCCGGGGCCAGGCGTCGCCGCGGCGGCCGGTGCTGCGACGCTCTTCGACGAGGGGTGGGGCGAGGCATCCGACGACCGCATACCGCCGGTCGGGGCGCCGAGCGACGGCGCACCGCACGACCACGACCGCGCGACCGACCACGGCGCGCGCCTCGACGAAGCCCGCGACGACCGCACGCCGGGCGAGACCCCTGACGCGCTCATCGCCGAGTACCGGCGCCAGCTCGCCCTCGTCGAGGCGAGCGACGGCGCCGGTCGGCTCCGGCTGCTCGTCGCCGCCGAGTCGGCCGGTGCGCTCATCGCGTGCGAGCTCGCCGCGGCCGGCGTGCCGTGGCGCGCCGACGAACACGATCGGGTGCTCGTCGAGCTGCTCGGTCCGCGCCCGTACGGCACCGGCAAGCCGGTGCGCATGCTCGAGCTCGCCGCCGAGGTGCGCGACGCACTCGATGCACCCCGGCTGAATCCGGACTCCCACACCGACCTGCTGCGCGCGTTGCGCGCGGCCGGTCTGGCGGTCGACTCCACCAGTCGATGGGAGCTGAGGGAACTCGAGCATCCGGCGATCGAGCCGCTCATCTCGTACAAGAAGCTCGCGCGCGTGCTGAGCGCGAACGGCTGGGGCTGGCTCGAGGAGTGGGTGGTCGACGGGCGGTTCCGGCCCGAGTACGTGCCTGGCGGCGCCGCGAGCGGGCGGTGGGCGACCGCCGGCGGCGGTGCGCTGCAACTGCCGAAGCAGATCAGGCGGGCGCTCGTCGCGGACCCCGGGTGGTGCCTGGTGGTCGCCGACGCGGCGCAGCTCGAACCGCGCGTGCTCGCCGGCATGTCGCATGACCTCGCGCTGGCCGAGGCGGGCCGGGGACGAGACCTCTACGCGGGCCTCGTCGGCGCCGGGGTCGTCGCCACCCGGACCGAGGCCAAGTACGCCGTGCTCGGGGCGATCTACGGCGCGACCTCGGGCGATAGCGGCCGCCTCGTGCCCAGGCTCGCGCGCGCGTATCCCCGCGCGATGGCGCTCGTCGACCGCGCCGCCGCCGACGGCGAACGGGGCCTCCGGGTCACGACGCTGCTGGGCCGCTCGTCGCCCCTGCCCGGCCCCGACTGGCGCGCGGTGCAGAGTCGCGCGAGCCAGCCGGATGCCTCGCCCTCAGACGAGCGACGGGCGCGCACGGTCGCGCGGGACTGGGGACGCTTCACGCGGAACTTCGTCGTGCAGGGCACGGCCGCCGAGTGGGCCGTGATCTGGATGGCCGGCCTGCGCCGCCGGCTCGCGACGATCGGCGCCGACCGGCCCGCGGCGGCACCGGCCGATGCATCCGGCCCGGTCTTTGCGCGCGTCCCGCATCTCGTCTACTTCCTGCACGACGAGGTGATCGTGCACGCACCGGCCGAGCACGCCGACGAGGTCGCCCGCGCGGTGCACGAGACCGCTGCCGAGGCGGGCCGGCTGCTGTTCGGCGACTTCCCCGTCGACTTCCCGCTCGAGTTGCGTGCAGTTGGGAGTTACGCCGAGGCCGGTTGA
- a CDS encoding FGGY-family carbohydrate kinase, whose product MAAVIGVDLGSSSARAIAIDETGRVLASATARYPGAERWPEGRADASAWLHAVAHVVREVGTEHPEAARPRAVSIGGQSPSVVADAVPHAVTVRHPAGATLPPRDQHLAQAEVLAGEGGLACSQGYDWVARQFGARDVQSRWIDDDPIPGFGDLHRTGSVIGTSNGAHGLPTGVLIAAGGQDAFLAFWAGGLTRVGLAMDPGGRTGGLVATAPALQLDADAFRIASPNRDIAIVGGPVNAHGLSIEWLRDLTARPVEWLLGVAEGVPAGAGGVVFAPYLEGERAPRWNRDVRGGLSGLASGTGPAQLTRAVLEGTAYGLRHILDGIRTQGISPEVLICTGSPSRSRLWCSIKASILGLPVLVPDEPDLAALGSAYSAGAAAGWWPRPGETDEPDAWPAREMTRIEPEPLTEYEDGYRRFLELGDFAETQAVVAATTTRT is encoded by the coding sequence GTGGCCGCCGTCATCGGCGTCGACCTCGGATCGAGCTCGGCGCGGGCGATCGCGATCGACGAGACCGGTCGCGTCCTCGCGAGCGCGACGGCGCGTTATCCGGGTGCGGAACGCTGGCCCGAGGGGCGGGCGGATGCCTCGGCGTGGCTGCATGCGGTCGCGCACGTCGTCCGTGAGGTCGGCACGGAGCATCCGGAGGCCGCACGTCCGCGCGCGGTGAGCATCGGCGGGCAGAGCCCGTCGGTCGTCGCGGACGCTGTGCCGCACGCGGTCACCGTGAGGCATCCGGCCGGTGCCACGCTGCCGCCGCGCGACCAGCATCTGGCGCAGGCCGAGGTGCTGGCGGGCGAGGGCGGCCTCGCGTGCTCGCAGGGATACGACTGGGTCGCACGGCAGTTCGGTGCGCGTGACGTGCAGTCGCGATGGATCGACGACGACCCGATCCCCGGGTTCGGTGACCTGCACCGGACCGGGTCGGTCATCGGCACGTCGAACGGCGCGCACGGGCTGCCGACGGGTGTGCTGATCGCCGCCGGCGGTCAGGATGCGTTCCTCGCGTTCTGGGCGGGCGGGCTGACCCGCGTCGGACTCGCGATGGACCCCGGCGGACGTACCGGCGGACTGGTGGCGACCGCACCCGCCCTGCAGCTCGACGCCGACGCGTTCCGGATCGCGTCGCCGAACCGCGACATCGCGATCGTCGGCGGCCCGGTGAACGCGCACGGGCTCTCGATCGAATGGCTTCGCGACCTGACCGCGCGCCCGGTGGAGTGGCTGCTCGGCGTGGCCGAGGGCGTGCCGGCGGGTGCCGGCGGCGTCGTCTTCGCCCCGTACCTCGAGGGCGAACGCGCTCCGCGCTGGAATCGCGACGTGCGCGGCGGGCTCTCGGGGCTCGCGAGCGGCACGGGCCCGGCGCAGCTCACGCGGGCGGTGCTGGAGGGCACCGCCTACGGGCTGCGCCACATCCTCGACGGCATCCGCACGCAGGGCATCTCGCCCGAGGTGCTGATCTGCACCGGGTCTCCGTCGCGCAGCCGGCTCTGGTGCAGCATCAAGGCGTCGATCCTCGGTCTGCCCGTGCTGGTTCCCGACGAGCCCGACCTCGCGGCGCTCGGCAGCGCCTACTCGGCCGGTGCCGCAGCCGGCTGGTGGCCGCGCCCGGGGGAGACCGACGAACCCGACGCTTGGCCCGCGCGCGAGATGACGCGCATCGAACCCGAACCTCTCACCGAGTACGAGGACGGCTACCGCCGATTCCTCGAGCTCGGCGACTTCGCGGAGACGCAAGCCGTCGTCGCCGCGACCACGACCAGAACCTAA
- a CDS encoding class I fructose-bisphosphate aldolase, whose amino-acid sequence MTVFSSIGAAKTRRMGRIFAPDGKSVFAAVDHAAYISPSPPLGRTMLDIAEGGPDGVLATWHIAREYADAFARTGLVLRVDGGTTELGGFPEGDVSTLLYQVEDAVRIGADCIVLLVFTGQHDEHLSLSRLGKVVREAEQYGLPVMAEVIPGGWGRAVEWNIENVALGARIAAEFGADIVKTVSPTAPEEFARVVDACPVPVVALGGPKTDSEDDVVALAAGVTAAGAAGVAFGRNVWGSPDPAALIRRLSQAVHG is encoded by the coding sequence ATGACCGTCTTCTCTTCGATCGGCGCCGCAAAGACCCGCCGTATGGGCCGTATCTTCGCCCCTGATGGCAAGAGCGTGTTCGCCGCGGTCGACCACGCCGCGTACATCTCGCCGAGCCCGCCCCTCGGCCGCACCATGCTCGACATCGCCGAGGGCGGGCCCGACGGCGTGCTGGCGACCTGGCACATCGCCAGGGAGTACGCCGACGCGTTCGCCCGCACCGGACTCGTGCTCCGCGTCGACGGCGGCACGACCGAGCTCGGCGGGTTCCCCGAGGGCGATGTCTCGACGCTGCTCTACCAGGTCGAGGACGCCGTGCGGATCGGCGCCGACTGCATCGTGCTGCTCGTGTTCACCGGTCAGCACGACGAGCACCTCTCGTTGAGCCGGCTCGGGAAGGTCGTGCGCGAGGCGGAGCAGTACGGGCTCCCCGTCATGGCCGAGGTCATCCCCGGCGGCTGGGGCCGCGCCGTCGAGTGGAACATCGAGAACGTCGCGCTCGGTGCGCGCATCGCGGCGGAGTTCGGCGCCGACATCGTGAAGACCGTGTCTCCGACGGCGCCCGAGGAGTTCGCCCGTGTGGTCGACGCATGCCCGGTGCCCGTCGTCGCCCTCGGCGGCCCGAAGACGGACTCCGAGGACGACGTCGTCGCACTCGCGGCCGGCGTCACCGCGGCCGGCGCCGCGGGCGTCGCCTTCGGCCGGAACGTGTGGGGCTCGCCCGACCCGGCCGCGCTCATCCGCCGGCTCTCGCAGGCCGTACACGGCTGA
- a CDS encoding DUF3145 domain-containing protein, whose protein sequence is MADEVTRAARGVLYVHSSPRAICPHVEWAAGRALGEAVNFDWNEQPVLRGSLRAEFTWEGQVGDGARIASALRGWSQLRYEVSEDPGLGSDGARWMHTPDLGVFFAQTDSAGNVVVPEDRIRYAMEVGGHDALELHRELRLALGQAWDDELEPFRHASDFAPVVWLHHVG, encoded by the coding sequence ATGGCGGACGAAGTGACGCGAGCGGCGCGAGGCGTGCTCTACGTGCACTCATCTCCGCGCGCCATCTGCCCGCACGTCGAGTGGGCCGCTGGTCGTGCGCTGGGCGAGGCGGTGAACTTCGACTGGAACGAGCAGCCCGTGCTGCGCGGGTCGCTGCGGGCCGAGTTCACGTGGGAGGGCCAGGTCGGCGACGGCGCCCGCATCGCGTCGGCGCTGCGCGGCTGGTCGCAGCTCAGGTATGAGGTGAGCGAGGATCCCGGTCTGGGCTCGGACGGCGCCAGATGGATGCACACGCCCGATCTCGGCGTGTTCTTCGCGCAGACCGACTCGGCGGGCAACGTCGTCGTGCCCGAGGACCGCATCCGCTACGCGATGGAGGTCGGCGGCCACGACGCGCTCGAACTGCACCGCGAGCTGCGGCTCGCGCTCGGGCAGGCCTGGGACGACGAGCTCGAACCGTTCCGGCACGCGAGCGACTTCGCGCCCGTCGTCTGGTTGCACCACGTGGGGTGA